In Cucurbita pepo subsp. pepo cultivar mu-cu-16 chromosome LG10, ASM280686v2, whole genome shotgun sequence, the DNA window AATCAAACACTCGATAGGCTTCAGCAATTCTACCACTCCTGCAAAGCGCCCGACACCAATTGCCTCGCTGCCCCTGCCAagtgtcatggtcatgctcgtccaagccGTGTTGTCCATTGCTACATGCCCATACCACGTCAAAATCCTTTATGTTATTCCATGTTGTATTGTCTAACATTGTATTTTCTGTTTGTATGACCATTCAGCGAAATCACGTCTCGGCCTACCAAACCTGAATCGCTTCAAAATGTACTACAGAGAGatgcgactagttgtcaaattctccaTACCCGAAAAAGTTATATACGGCTTAAGCTATTGTGTTGCCTTTTGCCTGTATGTTatataacattgctttcaaATCCTCTCAATCTTGCTTTTAATGTCTCCTTCTAAATCTCCGTCTCCgatttctaaaaccttcttctcaaaTTGGAGTCAGAGGTATGTTTGCATACATTGACTGGCCGTAGGTGACACGAATACAGATTGACTTAACTCACTTGCTGTTAAGAAGCGAGTGTCTAGTTATCACAAAGTCCGCTGCCAagaaaagtgcgattgtgacagcAAACTTACCAACCGCGTAGATCTTGCTATTACACACATTatctatcaaaattttataagtaaCAGGATCTGGCTTCGCACCACAGCTACTACGcatttcatcaataaaaccaTAAACAGTAGACAAAGCTTTGGACTTGCAAAGTTGTTTAACGAGATGATTAAATGTATAAGAATCAAGAGGCGACTCTATAGCTTCATCAACCAAACCTACCGAACAAAGCGAACGCACAGCAATATCCGTGGTTACCTTGTCAGGATTGAAGCCATTGTTAACCATGAAATTGAGAATTTGCCGAACCGAATCGAGAGACGAATCAGTACCATTCCCGCAGGTGGAGAGTAAGATATAAAACGTCGATCGATCCGATGAGGTtttgtggtggtggtgatgaaGGAGCTGTAGAGCTTCTTGGCATCTGCAAGACTAGCCGATTTGAACACCGACGGGAGTTTCGGCTTTCCAGGGTGGCCGGAGCTCTGACGCGATGAGGCTTTCTGGCGAAGTTTTGGtgttcatttttaatataaggaGCGGTACTCGCCGGACAAAAGCGAGGCGCCGCCGGAGGACGAGGCGGTTGGTTAACGACCGTGGTGGAGAGAGCTGAACGAATTCCCCCGCGCTGATCGAACCAATTGTAAGGGTTTCTTACAGAAATTGAGATTTGCGTGGGAAAGTAAATGGGCCGTGATTCGGCCCAACAAGACCATAAAAGATTTGCGTGGGAAAGTAAATGGGCCGTGGTTCGGCCCAAGAAGATCAGAAAAGATTTGAATGGGAACAACGAATTTCCCgtctttatttaaatttgaaggttACACCATTTATTAAACAGAGCAGCCATAGCTTTAGTGTAAGCGTAGCCATTTAGAAAGACCTTTGATTGTTGCAATCCAAGTTGTTGCCATAGCCGATGCCCAACAAGTCACAGTACCTTTTGTAAAACCCAATTCTATCAGCAACTCTGCTATCGGCACCACGCCCACACTCGAGCCCACCATTGATGATGTTGGTGATGACACCATACCCAGGCACTCTCCCGGCAGCGCTGTCGGCGGCCGAAGGCTGCCATCTCCCAGTGATAACATCATGGCACGATGGCTTGTTTCCTTGTGGTGTCATCCAGAACCAAATGGCTGTCTTGAATGCAACAACCGCATCCGTGGCTACCAAATCAGGGTTGCCTagcaaattcaaatttagcGCCCTACCCGCTGGCCCGTAGTTGTAGTTACTACAAAACGTTTGATAATTTCACGAATTAGGATTAGAATCTCAGAATTTTGATAATATAATGTGTTATAGGAAGAACAGAGGTCTTACTGGGTTAGCTGAATTGGGCCACGGCCGTAATATTTCTGGCCAGCAGCACACGGCCATTGTTGGTTAGGTGAGCAATATACGTCTTGGTTTCTCTCCCTTATGAAGCAATATCCCCACGCATATGGGCCATCCGGTGCGGTAGCCCACCCTCCTGCGCCACACTCGTTTTAACATCCATTTGTAAGTCAAAATTACAGTACCGATTATATCTCGATTGGAATGAGGCTTTTTCGGAAGTCTAGAACAAAAGTCActagagcttatgctcaaagtggacaatattataccattatagaggttcgtgattcctaacctgAGGCCTCTTGGGGAATGAGGCCTCTTGGggaatgaggccttttggggaagccgaGAACATAGaacataagagcttatgctcaaagtggacaatattataccattgtataggttcgtggttcctaacatggtatagAGTTATGTCTTTTAACTTACCcatatcaataaaatcctaaaatgtcgaacaaataagttgtgagcctcgaagttGTAGTCAAGAGtgactcaaatgtcgaacaaagggtacTTTGTTCTAGGATTAGAAAAAGTCGAatctcaattaaggggaggctgttcgagggctgcATAGGCTTCAAAAAgactctatagtgtactttgttcgaatgGAAAATTGTCGAGGGAGTAGTCCAACGTCagctaatttaaaaaatgatcatgagtttataatttaatttaagaaatcaaaagcaaaatcagGAAAGTTCTGTAACACTAACCAGTAGTTTCATGAGAAGTTTGGCCGAAGAAAGCAGCGAGCTCCCGTTTACGAGTAGCGGCATCTCCGGTGGTACCAAAGCCAGAGAAGGATTGAGCGGCAGTAATGAAAGCATTATATCTATAGAATCCATTACTGGGGCATCGAGGATCCTTGCTATACTTGAGCATTTGATTGTAGAGGGCTTCACTGATGATACCTCCGACGCCGCTGCCGCCAGTACTGGGGGGTGTAGAAGGAGTGGAGCCGCCACACTGGCTCTGGCAATTGTTTTTACAATACTCGTCGGTGTTGCCGCACCATCCAAACTGGCTGCAGCAGAGGCGATTGGGGCAGAGAGCGCCATTGGCCTGCCGCCCACATTGCTCTGCTGCGCCTCCCAAAACGAAGGCAAAGGCTAAGACAATAAGCGTATGAAGCTTCATTGTTGTTTGGTGTATGAGAAGATGAGGAAAATGGGAAGAGCAAGTGCAGTTATTTATAGGGAGTTTTCCGTTGAATTTTCAAACCCAattccaaatattaaaataattttggattATTGTTCAGACCGCAACCTTCTTTATTaatgtcatatatatatatatatatatatatatatatatatacatacatattgAGAATTCTCCTTAATTGACGGGAGTAATTGGTGGGGCCCACTCCGACCTAATTTGAATAGTTAGATAAACAATTTTCGTTCAtatattgataataatttaatttttattttaaaaaattaagaatagtTTTAGATAAATGGGgtgttttattaatttagcctaatttttaatataattattttctgtgtgttggtataaaataaaaaataaaaaaaaagaagtaaatagATTAAAGTATTTggaaaataatgttaaattgTTGTGATCAATAATGACTAAAATAAACGGTAATTTGATTAATCTATTTGttgataatttaatatttgtaaataattatttaaaatattatatcatatatattttcaacttaAATTATATGTTGTTTGTTCTATATTATTGGTTAAATATAAGAGAATTGGgtgcatttatttatttatttatttatttatttattttacaaaaacaTGATAGTTAAAATAGTGAGTTAATTTAtctaattgaattttattttattaaattaatttttaaagaaaatatccATATTATTGTTACTATTAtatgaattgaaaatgttttgtttataaaaaaaattataattaaatcttacaaattattttttaaaacatttaacagggttatatttatttattttaaataaaaactaaaaaaaacaaaataattaattatttattattataatttgtcATTCTAGAAATTATAGCTTTTAAATTCAATCCATAGCTTTAATGAAACTATGACtaaagaaaattcaacatcttaattttaatgttggTTTGAAAAATCAACTCTATCTGTTGATAATATCTCGTATTTATCcgtaaaacataaaaataatatttaattataaataattgagtGTAAAAAGTAATTTCTCTCGGATAGCCTCAATCAATCACATACATTTTTGGTGTACCAACACAAACCCACGGCTGATAGTACGTATCCCCATCcgtctcataattttaaaatgcgtttactagggaaaagtttatacacttttaatataaaatgttttgttccatctattagaaatcacgaccctctgcaatgatatgatattgtccaacTTGTCCAACTTGAACCTTTGGTTTCTCCAGAAGACTTCATATTCAtgagagatgtattccttatttataagttcatgatcttcttcttaattagtcaatgtagGATTCCAAAACAACGGACAGTGTGTCAGCTTGGAAACTGGGCACCCaaggggagtgaattgtgagatcactagtagacatgttttaaaactatccTGACAATACTCAACagaccaaaacaaacaatatctactagctgcTTACCCTCCAACCAACTAAAAACAATCCTAGATTATAGCCTCATTAATTATTAGAAAACTTGTgtatacataataataataataaataaataaataaaagactaTTTGACCTTCTTAATCCgtaataaataactaaattctataatatttatttaaaaagttacaataactaaattttattagtaaattttgaaagtttttttttttttttttcattcgtATGAGAGAAATCcatttagaatatatatatatatatatatatatatatatatatatatatataatttaatgatttaatgataaatataaaattttaaaataagaaaaatgaaaggtgaagaagatttattaaattaaaaattaaaaattaaatctataaaataattgaatatttatttttttaaaaaaataataaataaataaataaataacttccTAGAAGTAAAATAGATAAGAATTTAATACATGCATGAACAcatcatattattattctaatattaagttatttttaggGTCAAAATTtagcatgaaaaaaaaattatttgacttTTCTAAACCCAATTTATATCCTtccaaatcatttttaattttttttccagcCAAcctagtttaaattttatccaaCTTGttcttatgaaattaaaaatagcatataatagtaataattatCTTGTTATATAAagtcaaatttaatattttcaagatttattgCATAAAGATATGTGTGTAGACATTACACATAGCAACAGCCATAGTTGTCTTttacaacaacaaaaagacaTTTTATTACATGGTATTATAAGATTACGTAAATGTCTAGAAAGACCTTTGATTGTTGCAATCTAAGTTGCTGCCGTAACTGACACCAAGCATGTCGGAGTATCTTTTGTAGAACCCAATTCTGTCAGCAACTCTATCATCGGGGCCATGTCCGCACTCGAGCCCACCATTAATGATGTTGGTAATGACACCATACCCAGCCACTCTCCCGGCAGCGCTGTCGGCGCTCGAGGGCTGCCATCTCCCAGTGATAACATCATGGCACGATGGCTTGTTTCCTTGTGGTGTCATCCAGAACCAAATGGCTGTCTTGAATGCAACAACCGCATCCGTGGCTACCAAATCAGGGTTGCTTAGCAAATTTAAGTTTAGTGCATTACCCGCTGGCCCGTAGTTGTAGTTACTACAAAAGTTTGATCATTTAAGGAATTGGGATTAGAATCTCAGATGTTTGATGATATGTTGTGTTATAGGAAGAACAGAGGTCTTACTGGGTCAGCTGAATTGGGCCACGGCCGTAATATTTCTGGCCAGCAGCGCATGGCCATTGCTGGTTTGGTGAGCAATATACGTCTTGGTTTCTCTCCCTTATGAAGCAATATCCCCATGCATATGGACCATCCGGTGCGGTAGCCCACCCACCTGTCCCACACTCGTGagttaatttaggaaatgatcatgagtttataaataagagatatattttgattggaATGAGGCCTTTTCGAGAAGCTCAAAAGAAAGCTAttagagcttatactcaaagtggacaatatcataacattgtgTAGGTTCGTggttcttaacatggtatcagagttatgTCTTTAA includes these proteins:
- the LOC111804413 gene encoding endochitinase-like: MKLHTLIVLAFAFVLGGAAEQCGRQANGALCPNGLCCSQFGWCGDTDEYCKDGCQSQCGGSTPSTPPSSGGSGVGSIISEALYNQMLKYSKDPRCPSNGFYRYNAFVTAAQSFPGFGTTGDTATRKRELAAFFGQTSHETTGGWATAPDGPYAWGYCFIRERNQDVYCSPNQQWPCAAGQKYYGRGPIQLTHNYNYGPAGNALNLNLLSNPDLVATDAVVAFKTAIWFWMTPQGNKPSCHDVITGRWQPSSADSAAGRVAGYGVITNIINGGLECGHGPDDRVADRIGFYKRYSDMLGVSYGSNLDCNNQRSF
- the LOC111804412 gene encoding endochitinase-like, which codes for MKLHTLIVLAFAFVLGGAAEQCGRQANGALCPNRLCCSQFGWCGNTDEYCKNNCQSQCGGSTPSTPPSTGGSGVGGIISEALYNQMLKYSKDPRCPSNGFYRYNAFITAAQSFSGFGTTGDAATRKRELAAFFGQTSHETTGGWATAPDGPYAWGYCFIRERNQDVYCSPNQQWPCAAGQKYYGRGPIQLTHNYNYGPAGRALNLNLLGNPDLVATDAVVAFKTAIWFWMTPQGNKPSCHDVITGRWQPSAADSAAGRVPGYGVITNIINGGLECGRGADSRVADRIGFYKRYCDLLGIGYGNNLDCNNQRSF